The proteins below are encoded in one region of Dioscorea cayenensis subsp. rotundata cultivar TDr96_F1 chromosome 18, TDr96_F1_v2_PseudoChromosome.rev07_lg8_w22 25.fasta, whole genome shotgun sequence:
- the LOC120282738 gene encoding uncharacterized protein LOC120282738 — translation MSNGWIDGRGRSITNFLVNSPSGTVFLKSIDTSSISHSGENMFELLNSMVEEIGEDHVVQVVTDSASAYVLACEKLMEKRKKLFWSPCAAHCIDLILEDIGQLPVHANILSKAKKITTFIYRHTLLINMIRKFANGYDLIRDGVARFATSYLTLSRMHELKEPLRSMFVSEEWLNSPFVKKSDGKKVKNLVVGEAKFWDAIVYHLKSVIPLVKVFRLGDGDAKPPMGYIFEAMDREKEKIAKNFDDVSSRYERIWEIIDERWLLQLHRPLHATAYYLTPRFHFDPIFNHQDEKVTVGLIQTIERMYLDVPTMLKIDR, via the exons ATGTCTAATGGTTGGATTGATGGAAGGGGGCGTTCTATCACTAACTTTTTAGTGAATAGCCCTAGTGGAACTGTTTTTCTGAAATCTATTGATACATCAAGCATATCTCACAGTGGTGAAAATATGTTTGAATTGCTTAACTCAATGGTTGAAGAAATTGGAGAAGACCATGTGGTACAAGTTGTGACAGATAGTGCTTCAGCTTATGTTTTAGCATGTGAGAAGCTAatggaaaaaaggaaaaaactttTTTGGTCTCCATGTGCTGCACATTGTATTGATTTGATATTAGAAGATATTGGACAATTGCCAGTGCATGCTAATATCCTCTCCAAGGCTAAGAAAATTACCACTTTTATCTATCGGCATAcattattgataaatatgatTAGAAAGTTTGCTAATGGCTATGATTTGATTCGGGATGGAGTGGCAAGATTTGCTACTTCCTATCTTACTTTGAGTCGTATGCATGAGTTGAAGGAGCCATTAAGAAGTATGTTTGTTTCTGAAGAATGGTTAAATAGTCCATTTGTAAAAAAGAGTGATGGCAAGAAGGTGAAAAATTTAGTTGTTGGTGAAGCAAAATTTTGGGATGCCATTGTGTATCACTTGAAAAGTGTTATACCATTAGTGAAAGTTTTCAGACTTGGTGATGGAGATGCTAAGCCTCCAATGGGATACATCTTTGAGGCTATggatagagaaaaagaaaaaatagcaaaaaattttgatgatgtgAGCTCAAGGTATGAAAGAATATGGGAGATAATTGATGAAAGGTGGTTGTTGCAACTCCATAGGCCTCTACATGCAACTGCATACTATCTTACTCCAAG atttCACTTTGATCCTATTTTCAACCATCAAGATGAGAAAGTGACAGTTGGTTTAATTCAAACTATTGAGAGGATGTATCTGGATGTTCCAACAATGCTGAAGATAGATAGGtaa
- the LOC120282209 gene encoding T-complex protein 1 subunit eta, with protein sequence MAAMLQPQIILLKEGTDTSQGKAQVVSNINACTAVADAVRTTLGPRGMDKLIHDDKGNTTISNDGATIMKLLDIVHPAAKILVDIAKSQDSEVGDGTTTVVLLAGEFLKEAKPFIEDGVYPQNLIRSYRTASYLAIEKIKEIAVSIEGKSMEEKKSLLAKCAATSLSSKLIGGEKEFFASMVVDAVMAIGDDDRLNLIGMKKVPGGHMRDSFLVNGVAFKKTFSYAGFEQQPKKFLNPKILLLNIELELKSEKENAEIRLTDPMQYQSIVDAEWNIIYDKLDKCVKSGAKIILSRLAIGDLATQYFADRDIFCAGRVAEEDLRRVAAATGGTVQTSVNNIVDEVLGSCEVFEEKQVGNERFNIFSGCPSGQTATIVLRGGADQFIEEAERSLHDAIMIVRRALKNSTVVPGGGAIDMEISRFLRMHARSIAGKSQLFINSYAKALEIIPRQLCDNAGFDATDVLNKLRQKHALGTGANYGVDINTGGIADSFANFVWEPAVVKINAINAATEAACLILSVDETVKNPKSESAQGEAAASAMAGRGRGGAAFRGRGGRGMRRR encoded by the exons ATGGCTGCGATGTTG CAGCCGCAGATCATACTTTTGAAGGAGGGGACGGATACGTCTCAGGGGAAGGCGCAGGTGGTAAGCAACATCAACGCCTGCACGGCGGTGGCGGATGCAGTGCGGACGACGCTAGGTCCCCGCGGGATGGATAAGCTCATCCATGACGATAAGGGCAACACCACCATCTCTAACGACGGCGCCACCATTATGAAACTCCTTGACATCGTCCACCCTGCAGCCAAAATACTTGTGGACATCGCCAAGTCCCAGGACTCCGAG GTTGGTGATGGAACCACTACTGTTGTGCTTCTTGCTGGTGAATTCTTGAAGGAGGCAAAACCTTTCATTGAGGATGGAGTTTATCCCCAGAATCTCATTAGGAGTTACAGGACAGCGAGCTATCTG gcaattgaaaaaattaaagaaattgcTGTAAGCATAGAGGGGAAAAGcatggaagaaaagaaaagcttgTTGGCCAAATGTGCTGCTACATCACTCTCGTCCAAGTTGATTGGTGGAGAAAAGGAGTTTTTTGCATCAATGGTTGTGGATGCTGTCATGGCTATTGGTGATGATGATAGACTAAATTTGATTGGAATGAAAAAG GTCCCTGGGGGTCACATGCGAGATTCATTTCTTGTAAATGGTGTTGCTTTCAAGAAAACATTTTCATATGCTGGATTTGAGCAGCAACCAAAGAAATTTTTGAACCCAAAAATCCTTTTGTTGAACATTGAGCTAGAACTGAAATCAGagaaagaaaatgcagaaatcAG ATTAACAGATCCTATGCAGTATCAATCAATTGTTGATGCCGAGTGGAATATAATCTATGATAAATTGGACAAGTGTGTCAAAAGTGGAGCAAAAATTATTCTGTCACGTTTGGCAATTGGCGACCTTGCAACACAG TATTTTGCGGATCGGGATATTTTTTGTGCTGGCCGTGTGGCAGAAGAGGATTTGCGACGTGTTGCCGCTGCGACTGGTGGAACTGTGCAGACTTCTGTCAACAATATTGTTGATGAG GTTCTTGGATCATGTGAAGTGTTTGAGGAAAAGCAAGTTGGAAATGAACGGTTCAATATATTTAGTGGGTGCCCTTCTGGTCAGACAGCAACAATAGTTCTCCGTGGTGGAGCAGATCAG TTCATTGAGGAAGCTGAGCGCAGCTTGCATGATGCCATTATGATCGTGAGAAGAGCTCTGAAGAACTCAACTGTTGTGCCAGGTGGTGGTGCTATAGAT ATGGAAATAAGCCGTTTCTTGAGAATGCATGCCCGATCAATTGCTGGGAAGTcacaattatttattaactCGTATGCAAAGGCCCTTGAG ATCATCCCAAGGCAACTATGTGATAATGCTGGATTTGATGCAACCGATGTGTTAAACAAGCTCAGACAGAAACATGCCCTTG GTACAGGGGCAAATTATGGTGTAGATATTAACACTGGTGGAATTGCAGATTCATTTGCGAACTTTGTTTGGGAACCGGCAGTTGTCAAG ATCAATGCTATTAATGCTGCAACAGAAGCTGCTTGTCTTATATTGAGTGTGGATGAAACAGTAAAAAATCCCAAG TCGGAGAGTGCACAAGGTGAGGCAGCTGCAAGTGCAATGGCTGGTCGGGGACGAGGTGGGGCAGCTTTCCGAGGACGTGGTGGAAGAGGCATGCGAAGGCGGTGA